TGGCCCTGATGCTGATGGCTCAGTTCAGGGACATCTGACCTGCACAGATGAGACTGAGTGTCCTGTCCCCTTTCAGCAGGGGCAGCTATTCCTTACATATACTTTAAAGTACCTTTAACAGGCTTTTTTGGTAAACCTGCCCATCAGGAGGCTGCACTGATGTGGCACCTTTGTCTCCCTCTGTGCCACATCCCTTGGGGGCTGATCCtccctgtggctctgctccTTCCTGAGCCCACGCCTGTCTTCCAGCTCACCTGCTCCAGATGGGCAGCAGAGTGGGGAGTACACTGGCAGAGGCAGATGTGTTTATTTACCAGAGACAAAACGCTGCTCTGGTGCAGATGGCAACGCCCCAGGGCCTGCGGCGCTCTCTGACACTGCTGTCACACTACACTGATCCCCACATTGCAGGCAGAACCTTTCTTCTCTAACTGTAGCACTTCATGGTTTGTTTGTGGCATTTAGAATTTAACAGTACAAGCCTTGCCAccagagttgtttttttccctgtgaattttgttacattttcatCATAGTATGTGGGATACCAGAAGGATTAACATTAGTGCTTGGTATCTATTGAAACTGCATAAGGGATTCCTAGAGGCTACTAATGTAATCATGTAgatcatgaaagaaaaaacaaaaaggtaaaACATGCCAGTGCCTCctgttaggagttggaaatagTTGAGAAGTAAATAGTTTGGTGGGGAAAAGGTGGTTTATTGCTTTATTGGCACTCACTGTGTGAAGCTGTTACAGGAGGCCAGAAGGTGTATGAAAGGGAAGGTTAAACTGCAGCAGGACTTTCTCAGGCATTTAGACTCTTGTTATGGCCAAGATTAAAATACAGCTCATTCTGCATTGTTCATCACCATCTGGGTTCCTCCCTGTTACCCACTTTGATTTAATTTAGGATTCTCATGACTCCTGTAGTCCAAGTTCTTGATATCTTGGGGATGGTTCATAAGGCAGTGCCTTGAAATTGTTCTTCTGGTGGAAAGTACCAAGTGTAATGACACAGGGCTTGTATCTTAACGCCATTAGATCACTATTGTCTTTGCTTCTACTTGATAGTCACCATGTGGTTTCTCatgacatttctctttttaaaacatgagATTTCTGCTCCAAGGCAAGATCTGAAAAGAATCTTTGTGATTTCTGTTTATATATTGTGATTGAGGCAATCCTGGAAGATGCTTTGTCTTTCATGGAGGTGAGTGGTGCTGTAGtgtgtagtgacaggacaagggtgAATGGCCTTAAGCTGAaggagagcagggttagattggatattgggaagaaattgttccctgtgagggtggggaggccctggcacagaggcccaacccagagaagctgtgactgcccctggattgctggaagtgtccagggccaggatggacagggcttggaacaacctgggatagtggaaggtgtccctgcccatggcagggggtggaatgggatgagctttaaggttcctttcaacccaaaccattccaggattctgctGTTACCTATTCTAGCACCTCACCTGGTTCACCTGCTGAATCCAGTGCAGGGTTTAGTGCACTGAACTCACTGCCAAGGTTATGTGTGGGAATAGGAAGAAGAACCCGCTGCCCTCCAAAGGTGCTGAAGTTCAGTCTCTGGTTGTGATGCTGTTTAATTAGAGGTGACAGGGTCTGGCTGGATTCCAAaggcagctttcagctcctctccccGTGTCCACACTTGGCAGGAAGCTTCCTTGCTCCCACCTTTCCCCCCTTGCTGTGACTTTGGCTTCCGCCAGATGTCACAGGGCTGTGTCACCACCGAGCTGGGGTTGGGCTGTTTAGCACAACTGTGCTCTTCAGCTGTGAGTTCTGAACAATTTCACACATCTCCTAATTGCTGTCGTTATTTTAAATCAAACAGCACCAAGTGCAAAACTACTTGGGATGAGAAGTGGTGCTTCTGTAGGAAGAGAAGTTTGGGTTAAAAATAATGTCCTGGAGTGTCAGTCATCACTCATTTGATGGCCCTTTAACCAAATCAGCCTTGTAAAGAGTTGAGAATTGTTGGCATGGACCCAATTACAGAAGTCAGGGAAGGCTGCCCTTGGAATGGACAAAAGGATTGGGATGTACTAGAAATTTCAGTTCCAGCATCGAGGTGTTATGCtgcaaatttcatttaaaatcatGGAAGTAGTAAATAGATTATGTATATTTGCTAATGTTTAAATCCTGCCTTTCTGAAATAATGAGGCATGGGGGATAATTATTTACATTTGAGTTTTAAGAAGTCTCAGAGACCATTAGCAGGAGaacttaaaactgaaaatcagtTTACAGATGGGTTTAAGTCTGTATAACACCATTTATTTATGGTTGAGTATCTCGCATATGCCAATGTTGGTAATTCCAAGTCACACAATAATTTGAGTGATCTTGTGTCATGGCTCTTAAATATCAACTTGTGTGATgtttcagaataaataaatgatgAAATACAGCCTAATTAAACCAATACAGCTGCATGGTAACTTCTTTCCAAATATCCTTGGATGCTTTGAAGATTAAATCACACAATTTGAAGTGATGTTTTATATATAACTGTAGCCTGCTTTATTCTTTCATACTGTCTGAAAGTAAAAATATAGTggcatgtgatttttttttctctgtgtggaaATTTACTGTATTGAGTATCAAAATGAACTTTTCCTATGATGCAGTTAATGTTTTGGCTTTAGGGtgaaattttgtttgcttttttaatctGGTGGTTGCATcatcatcatttttttttcttattttgttgctttgttgATCCAGGCTTTCCAGCAGTTTGGAGATATCCTGTTAGTACaattaatttaataagaaaCATTGTGTAGATATGGAAATACTGGAAGTAtataaaagctgcttttaaaaatacatacaatGCCCAAATTTTTTCTGATCCTAcgtttaaaaataatacagtgCACGTGTGTTTCATGGTCTTACAAAGTACAGATCTTGGAAGGAGATGTAGGAGAAGAGATATCTGATGTATTCATGATGGTGGAACACTAAACCCAGCACATGGAGTATACTGCCAAATATTAAAGATTAAACTTGGTACATGCAATAAAAACCAAATTGCCAGTGAACAGGACACTGTGTGTAACTGCACCGTGTGAGAGCTTTCATACGTGCTGAGACGGGCCGAGCTCACTGGGAGCAAAGAGCAGGTTAAGTGAACAAAGAGTTCTTAGAAACTGCAAAATGTTCACGTTGTGCTCACGTGTCAGCAGTAAAAATCCACAAGTTTTATGTTGAGGTGAAGGAATCTGGCATGAAAACTGCGTTCaggttttttaaagtttgagTGTGCTGTGAAagctgtaaaaaaaccccaaaacacactgGTTTTCAAGAGAGTAAGAGTTctatgtttttatttgcttgtgcAGTCCATGTTACCTACCAGAAGACCTGATCACATTTAGCTTGAGACCCACAGTGTGCAGCAGACAGGACTGATGTAGCAATTTATGATAAGGACTTGGGTaatgagctctgctgctgttccctggtGCGTGGGGAATCAGGATTCAAAGATTTGGTGTGAGTGCTCTAACAAAAACATCATTTCTCTTGGCAGACCCCTTACCATGTGAACCTTCTCCTGGCTGGCTACGATGACCATGAGGGCCCTGCCCTGTACTACATGGATTACCTGGCAGCTCTGGCTAAGGCTCCTTTTGCAGCACATGGATATGGAGCATTCCTTACCCTCAGCATCCTTGACCGTTATTACAAGCCAGGTGAGTGGAGCCACTGGACAGGAAAATTCTCCTGCTTCAATTTAGGCCTTGAGTTTATTAACCAGTGAGACTGACATTTGCTGAATCAGGTGGCATTGCTGTGGTTCAACAAATTGGAACTTGACTTTTTTGTTAGATAAATGGAGCTCGAAAGGTTGTCTTTGGTTTTGCTAGCATGGTAAAGGAAAACTAGTCAactccttaattttttttcctgtttgcagcATAACAGACTGGGAGTAAAGGACGTTTCAGTTATTCTAAAACATTATTAGACTTCCCTGGATTATTGGCAGCTGGTAGTCTGCTTTTGATAAATAAGAGTTTGACAGCTTTATCTTCTTGCTTGTCTGTTGGCTCTGACATGAACATTTTCCAAGAGTATCAATATTCAGAGGCCAGTCCCAGGTCCTACTTGTCCATATCTTGAATTGGCTTTGTGTgtgataaattaaaaacattcaaGTGAAAAGATATTCCTAGCAAGATCATCTCCAGCACTCTGAAGTGGTGGTGATGAATCACAGAgtatggaatggtttggtttggaaggaaccttaaagctcatctcatttcaccttctgccataggcagggacaccttcccctattccagggtgctccaagctcTGGCCAACCTTTccatgaacacttccagggatgggtcagtcatagcttctctgagcaagagAGAGATTTTAGGCTGATTAACAGTTCTGTGCACTCGGCAGCTGCTCATCATAACTTTTGTACATGTTTGTACCTGCCTAAGATTTCAGGTTTAGAATCATAATCCACTGCCAAGGCATAAACATGGCCCCATCCCCACTGTGCAGATAAGGAAACGTGCAAAGCACGGAATATTGTTAATCTGACATCTTTGGCTTTAGCTACAAACTATTTGACTCCTGTGTGCAAAGCTGGGTTTAAGTTATTATCTCTGCTCTGAGATTAGAAATCCTTTCATCTACCTCCTTCAAGAAATGTAGCTATAAACTGATCATTTTCATTTAACTTGACTGAGCAGTGGATGCAGGTCTGGAACAAAGCCTAGAAAGAACTTTTAGACCCACAGACCCTGTTTGTTTTCTAGTCATGTCCCTTATCAATCTATTGTTCCATTTTTACCATTCCTTGTggaacagaggaaaataatgaaCTTCATTGTCATGCCTTGTCACCCCTATAGAGTGCTGGATTTTATCCTGAAGTGTGAGAATAACAGGAGCATCCCACACGTGCCTTGCCCTTTATTGAGCTCATACCCAGCAGGAGCATCACACTAAACCCATCTCCACCTCCTGCCCTACACTCGCAGCCggctggggcagctggagctgattTAGAGCTGCAATAAACTGAAGGAGAGGGAGGTGGCTGGGCTTCTCAGAGCCAGGTCCTGGCCATGGGAGGCAGAATTCCGTCATGCTTCCCATTCCCTGTAACAAATCGATTCTCAATGGCTTGTTGCGGCGTGAGCACTGTGGTGCGGGGCGTCCTCGGGACATCTGGAAAGTGTTTTCTGtgagctgggaaggagaggtTTTGGTGCTCAGCTGAAAAGTtgtttaaatttaataaaagtTTCTGTGGAGAGAGATGGCCTCTAATGAAATCAATCTGTGGATGTTTTCCCTTTCAGGTATCACACGTGAGGAAGCTGTGGAGCTCTTAAAAAAATGTCTAGAGGAGGTGAGTTGCTGAACTCAGGCCCTGATGCTCCTGAGAAAGGAATGTTTGTTTGCGTTCATTCACTGATACTTTCCTGTTCCTCATGTTGGGTTTCTTGCTGCCTTTGCCAGAAGGGTAATAAAGGCACTGGCCAGATGTGGAATAGCTACTGAGGAAAAAGATTTACAGGCAGTTGCGTTGCCTTTGCACGGTTCAAATCCTCCAGAGCATAAACTTCTGCTTTTTGAGTGCTTGGCATAATATTGATCCAGACTTTTTCCTCTTATGTTTCTTCTGAATATACTGCAGCATCCTTGTCACTTGTGTTACACTTAAGACCTCTTAGAAGTATATATTAATTCTTTTCCAGCTTGTGAAGTGATACCTGAGGTAAAGCCTTGACCTTAAAAGTTCATGACCAATTTTAGTGTAAACATTAGACTGCAGACAATTCAGTCACCAAGGCTTTTATTGTAGGAAAATAGTCTTTATCCTTGTCTTTAAGAGATTGATTTGAATGTAACATCAAGAAGAAGTGCTCTGATGAGGTCCTGTTTGAAGTGTCTTTGTGATATGTATACTTTGTGTCCAAAATTGTAGCCCACTCTAGTTTTCCTGCTTAAATGTCTCCCTTGTTAACAGGCCTGGCTATTTTGCATCTCTACCCAAGGCTTGTGTAATGTGGATCATCTTACAACAAACTCCCAGTAATTCACTCCTgagcagtgaaaaaaacccactgtaGTTCCTAATACTTCAGATCATTGGAACCAGGATGGAAATTTAAAGTATAGTCTCCTATTTTATTTAAGCTTTGAGTGAATCtcatttcttctgtctttttgtctttgctgaACAGCTTCAGAAACGTTTCATCCTCAACCTGACCTCCTTCAACGCTCGGTTCATTGACAAGGAGGGCATCCATGAAGTGGACAATATACCCCTTGCCAAAGTGGAGTCCTAACCCCCAAGATCTTTCTTCAGAAGTCTTCTTGTTTTGTTCtctcttgggattttttttttctattaatttgaAGCACATGAGTAAATGTATTGCGGTGGGAGCTCAAATAAAGCCTGACATTTATATAGCcagttttatctttttattcCACTGATCCTTCCTGAGAGGATTTGAGTGAATTGTTCCACAGTGAAGGTGAAACTTGATTTACAGTTCATGGGGGCACATCCAGGTTATTTGTCTTGGCTATTCTGAGATTTTACTGCTCTCCAAATTTCTTATTTGTgggaaaactgtattttctagATGACATTGTGCTGTCATCCCTCTCATCAGTAAAGCTCAACAGATCCCAGACAAGTGGTCCATGCCAAATATACAGCatctactttattttttcaaagatgTTACCACTCATTGCTgtataaaataataatcagGTTTCCAAAgacctcattttcttttcatagagTTTTCTTTAAACTTGAATTAGATTGATACAAAGGTTTTCAAGTagaatggattttaaaatgcacttttaaCTCACATGGCAATGGTTCTCGTACTGGGGAGGAGCATTGTGCTGGCACAGTGGTTTCATAACTATATTAAATAGAATTTAGATAGCACTTCAAATAGAAACTAACATATCAGTTGTGTGATTTTTCTTAATTGCTGTGCCTATACATTTCGAAGTACATGAAAGCAGTTTAGTGAGAAATTAAGCTGCAGTACTCATCATAAATCTTTGAATTACTCTCAGCTAGCTAGAGCTTTGTTTTCTAGAGAATAATCCCTGATGATCCATCTAGGCTCAGGATGTTGCTTCCCTATAAAACCCCCATTCATGGAGCAGCCTCACATAATTATCATGTGACTGATACTTGTGGTCTGCCCAGAAGTGATTCTTCTGAGAACAGTTTTTGGTGTGACTCCTTCCCTACTtgaatttgcattaaaattgcTATGGGTGCTTATTTCATATTTGAATAAGCTCAGAAAAACAATCTTGGAAATAGGGCAGATGTGTACAAGATTGTGTGCAGTCTGATAGTTTGTGTGCTGTGGCATAACACCCAAGTTCTCAGCTGGAAAAGGTGAGTGACAGACTTAACTCTTAATTTGTCTAAGCTTTTTGGTCTTACCTCAGTGGTATTTGAGAACTTTTGAGAACAAGATTCCCAAAAGAATCTTGTCAGTCTTAAAGTATTCCTGTCTTCTGGATGAGAACTGGATGAGACTGAGACTTGCTTAATGACACAGAAGAAATTTGGAGCTCCAGTGCCTTAACTCACCCTGCCTCTTACTTAAATCTAATTCTGCCCTGGAGTCCCATCAGGCTTTGtagtttaattttttccagAATAAGTTTAATTACAGCTGGTTTTTCTGTAATGGCTCCAGTGGCTGCAATGGCTTTTATTTAAGGCCAATGGCACAGAactctgaaacatttttctaaaaCTCACTTTATCTCTTGAAAACCTTTTAAACTTTTACGCTCACTTGTCCCCAGCCTGACGATTTCCTCTTGGCAGGTCACATTTAACACGAGCAGAGTCGGGGGTGTTGTCGTTCTGCCACTGAAATCTCACCCCTTCGTGTTGCATTAATGTACTTGTTTAGCTTAATGCAGCATCTCTAATTTATTTTACCACTGATGTTGAATGTTTTTGCAGGTTTCTTGTCTGATTTCAAACTCATCACTGCAGAGGGGCTGAGCCGATGTGATATTTTTGTCACTGCATATTAAAGCAGCAATGCCTCTCCATTGGAGGGATTCATTGTTCAGACACCAAACTGGGGTGTGGAGCTCTTAAGATGATGTGAGCCTGGCAGAGAATCTGCCTGGAGTTTTTATTGGCACCTCTTTGCATGCAGGTGATTAATAAACATAAAACAATTATTCTCTGGTTGGATCCAGGTTGGAGTGGAACATATGTTTTGCCCAAGGGCAGGGCCCAGGATCTGAATCCCCCATGGAAAGGAAGATCCAAGGGGTAGCATGCAAAGCCAATGGAGCGGCAACCTCAAGGAATGAATAAATACAGCCCTTGATTCCAAACCAGGAACAAAAGAACTGGCCCATGATGAAATTGGACTGTAGCCTCTaacaaaggagatttttttgagGACTTTCCAAGAAttcatatttttaaggaaaaaattgaTATTTCTGcttataacttatttttttttaaatgtctacAGTGCTGATAATCAAATTCAgaaatcagttttcatttttgacAGTATGACATGGAATCTGTTtgaaaaatcaatatttaagTTAATGAAAGATTAGGAGACTTCTTACCTGCTTCAAGTTTAGCCCTAAAGCTTCTGAAAACCATATTTTGCCTAGAATCCAGGAATCTCCTTTCAAAAGAACTCACCTCTCCATTTATATTTGTCATGACAGGCctctcttttttaaagaaatctctGAAATAATTGAGAACTGCaagaaaatactgctttgtACTAATTTTTGTGGATCATATTATGAGAAATGAATGTAGTAGTCAGGGTACTGTGTTCCTGGGGCACTGTGGCCACggtgagctgctctgccttgccTTGCCTGGTAATTCTGACCATATGTTTTACTCTCAAAGCCTCAGGGCCCAAAGAGTTAACAAGGCCCTTTTTCTCGTGTTAGGTTTCCTGTTTAAGGATGGTCTTTTCCTTGGGGAACAGATCATCACCAGCTCATCTCTCCAGAGCTTGGAGTTAGCTCCAAGATCAGTTTACAGATTCTCTGTGCCTTAGGCCACATTGGGTTGGGAGTGCTTTGCTGGAAGAGGAATGTAAGCATAGGTGCAGCACTCACAGGGCTTTTTCTTGGTGTCAATTATACCTTTCCATGGAAGAAAGTCTGTGTTTTGGGGTAGACCTCGCTGTGACCAGCAGCATTGGCCCAGAGGAGCTGTCAGAGCTCAGCTGCCTGGTGGAATTGTCTCACACAAATTTGTCATGGTGCCAGGACTGTTCCACTGCCTAAAAGTGACTCCATAACTCAAAAGTCATCTTGAGTGAAGTGACAGCCAAGCAGGGACATCAGTCAAAAACTGGAAGGTGAAACTGTCTCCCATCCTGCTGTATTCACTTTTAGGGGGAGCTGCTGGTGAGAGGGAGCCCTGATTCACCTTCCTTTCCCCAGGATTTCCTCAAGCAGTCCGTGGCCCTGTTCTGTGTAAACCAAGAGATGCTCTAGCCCGGGCAGGTGAAT
Above is a genomic segment from Cinclus cinclus chromosome 26, bCinCin1.1, whole genome shotgun sequence containing:
- the PSMB2 gene encoding proteasome subunit beta type-2 isoform X1, whose product is MEYLIGIQGPDYVLVAADTVAATSIIQMKHDHDKMFKMSEKILLLCVGEPGDTVQFAEYIQKNVQLYKMRNGYELSPTAAANFTRRNLADYLRSRTPYHVNLLLAGYDDHEGPALYYMDYLAALAKAPFAAHGYGAFLTLSILDRYYKPGITREEAVELLKKCLEELQKRFILNLTSFNARFIDKEGIHEVDNIPLAKVES
- the PSMB2 gene encoding proteasome subunit beta type-2 isoform X2, which gives rise to MEYLIDHDKMFKMSEKILLLCVGEPGDTVQFAEYIQKNVQLYKMRNGYELSPTAAANFTRRNLADYLRSRTPYHVNLLLAGYDDHEGPALYYMDYLAALAKAPFAAHGYGAFLTLSILDRYYKPGITREEAVELLKKCLEELQKRFILNLTSFNARFIDKEGIHEVDNIPLAKVES